The DNA window gtCAAAGTATTATGAAATATACGCGGAACATGAATAttatcaaacttttttttttcttttggaatgaCGCAATAAGTAGATTCTTCAGctacaaattacaaaaaatgaacTTTGAAGAAGTGAATTATAATGTTTCTTTTCCACCTTCAAATATATTGAGAGATATTTAATGACTGAAAGATTGatatttaaaacatttacaacTTATAGGATACCTGAAATATCaaagatatatttaattattaatttaatgataATTGAACATCTATCTAGTGATTTTACGAAtaagtatatattatattattaatttaataatcaaatgatattttaaatttaatattttttttaaaatttccaacCTAGTGTTCGAATTCGGCAAGGCCTATTTGGGATAACGCTCCGAACCAGATTTTATTAGGATAGAAATACATACAAACTAATATTTGTACATAATTTCCAGGTTACAAAGAGGTTAAATGTGtgatttaatttgaaaatataaggaatattatttaaagttaaatccTATTATGAGGTCTAATTTAATCTTTTCTTAATTCTTTAAATACATTTATTCTAATTAACCCTGGTCGATTTTTCACTTATAAATTCAGATTGTAGCGAAAAGCTCTGCAATTGCCCTTCTCTCCGAAGTTACAATGGACGCTCTAAATTCTTACGCATCGTCGGCGGCGATGGCGCAGCAAACCTGGGAGTTAGAGAACAACATCGTGACAATAGATGCGCCGTCGGGGTCGACACCGGAAAACTCTGCGTCAGATGCCATATTCCACTACGACGATGCGGCACAGACGAAGTTTCAGCGGGAGAAGCCGTGGGCGAGTGACCCTCACTATTTCAAGCGTGTGAAGATCTCTGCTCTTGCTCTTCTCAAGATGGTTGTTCACGCGCGTTCCGGAGGTACAATTGAGGTCATGGGACTCATGCAGGGTAAGACTGATGGCGATGCAATTATTGTTATGGACGCTTTTGCCCTCCCCGTTGAAGGCACTGAAACTAGGGTTAATGCTCAAGCTGATGCGTATGAATATATGGTCGAATATTCACAGACCAACAAGCAGGTTAGTgcgtttataaaaaaaagattaattttttttatgagtaTCTAGTATACTGTGAGCTTTAGAATAAACCTAGTCAATTTAAGATGAATTTTTTCGATTTACTGAAAATTGGAATCGAACTGGTTCAGATGGAGCACAACTGTAGGTTGATAAAGTAAATGCCTTGAGTTTTAGAATTACTCCCTAAATATTAGAATGTAACCTGTTCAAATGGAAGCTAACTGAATTGTGAAGGTTCGTATAGCAGATTCTGACTAGCTTGAGATTGAGGTTTTGTACCGACTAGCTTGAGATTGAGGTTTTGTTCTCATTCGTGGAACGGGCCAGTTTGCGTTGACTAGTTTACCTAGCTGTCTGCTATAGCTTACTTGACAACAGGGACTTGCAACTAGTGTTGTAACTTTTTTGATTGACATTTATGAAGAGGACAATAATATAAAACCTATTATCCCTGATTCTACACCAACCCCATTATGATATTTCATTCTGCTGGCTTgaatttgtgatattttctcaGTGAAGAAGAGAATATTATCTACTTTGATCCCAAAAACTAATGACCATGTCATGATATTTTTGTGCTCGGTTCCTGAATTGGAGTGTGCTTGTTACTGCAGTTTGTTCTGACCATTCTCTTACTCAGACTTTTTGGTATAGGCTGGTCGTTTAGAAAATGTGGTCGGGTGGTACCATTCACATCCTGGTTACGGATGCTGGCTCTCTGGTATTGATGTATCTACACAAATGCTTAATCAGCAATATCAGGAGCCCTTTCTTGCAGTTGTTATTGATCCAACAAGAACTGTTTCTGCTGGAAAAGTTGAGATTGGTGCCTTTCGAACATATCCTGAAGGATATAAGCCTCCAGATGACCCCATCTCGGAGTACCAGACCATTCCTTTGAACAAAATCGAAGACTTTGGAGTACATTGCAAGCAGGTCACCTCTTTGGCATGAGAGCATGCACTCACACACATATATTAAAATCTAGGTCTTCAACTCTGCTTTACTCTGACTGTTAGCTCACCAACTTTTCTCTTGATTTGCAGTATTATTCATTGGATATTACATATTTTAAGTCCTCTCTCGATTGCCATCTCTTGGACCTACTATGGAACAAGTATTGGGTGAACACACTTTCTTCATCTCCTTTGCTTGGAAATGGAGACTATGTTGCTGGACAGATATCTGATCTTGGTAATATCATTATTGCCTACATTTTCCACTTTCTTTTATCATCATAATGATTTGATGCCTGCATATGAGTTTACATGATATTGTAACACCTAAAATTAGTTGATCCCATTAAATCATGCAGCTGAAAAGTTGGAGCATGCTGAAAATCAGCTGTCCAATTCACGTTATGCGTCCTTAATGGCACCCCCTCAAAGAAAGAAGGaggtattttcttttatatttttcttttggtctTGATAATTCATACTCTAACTTACAAGTCTATCTCTTACTTTGTTTTTGAGAATATTAGTCTGgcataaaaaaagaatattagtttgccagttctttagtcttttggATTTGTTGAAGCCATTTATCTTTGTATCTTTTTGGCATGTGGTTCCTATTTCGACATTTTCAAACCCAGGTAATATTTTGTGCTTACGGAGTGATTATTGTTGGAACTTTGTAGCTTACAGCATACTCGGCCTCTTGATCATATTTTGCTGGGCTATGAAACTGCTTACAATTAAAATGTGCATGGATGTGCAAAGGGTACTAAATATAAATTTGCCTCCAATTTACCAattacattttcattttttttttttaaaaaatgatgacAGTTACTAAAATTTATATACTGGAACACCTAATGCGTGCTTATATAAATCAACTAGGAGAAAGTAATGgcaatacaagaaaaaaaaggataCACTATGTATTCAAATGTGTATGGTCTGTCGATCTGTTATGGATTAGGTTCATGCAACTCTTAGCAACTGCGTGTACGTGAAAGTGAAACTCTTAAGAAAGGGAGAAATGGCCAAGACTGTATGAGTGAAGAGCTCTCTTACTACATTTAACAAAAGATGTCAAAATAAGGTATAGTGGACATCGGAGAAGTTCCCTTCTCATCATCTCATGTGAATGTGTTAGAATATCACCCCAAATAGAAAACTAGTCCATCATAATAATGTGCCAAATGATCCTATCTTTACCTGTGAATGTTTTGGTCCTCCATTATAGTGGACCTGTGGAATAAAGACATTTGTTACTGCTGTGGTTAAGAGTGGGTAATAATCACTTGCCAAATATCGGATCTATGAAGCAGAACTAGGTGTAAAAGGGGAGCTGCATCATTATTGAATTTCTTTGTTTACTACGAACAGGTGTCTGTATTTCCATTCTCACATTAGGGGTTTGAGGTTTGTTTGGCGGGTGGGGAAGCAGACACATAGAAGTGATGATAAACCAGTCAAAGGCAAAGGAGTGGAAAACAAAAGCTATAGCATTATATTAGCAAGCAACTTACCTAGCGAAATTTGAGAATAAGCTTTGTGATTACTATTTGGTATATCAGGCATAATACTAACCTAGCGAAATTTGAGGATAAGTTTTGTGATTACAATTTGGTATATCAGGCTTTTGCCTTGGGCAGTGATTTTCAATCTGTCTTTATGTGTTCTCCCTATTTTCCTTCGCACATGCAATATTTGTACCGAGGAAATTGGATCCTGAAAGCATTGAACCAACCATTGTCCTCCACTTCCAAAGTCTATTTTAGTTTGCATGTAACCATTTTGTCCAAAATTAGCGGGGAAGTTACAGAATAGAGGATAAAATATGACTAGGCAACAACATATTGTCTGGCAGTTTATCATCACTATTACTGTTATCTCTATGACTGTGTTAGGTGCACTTGTAGAAAGGGATGAGCTTGATAGAGGTACCGGGGCTGATATAATTCTAAGGACAAAACTAAGAATAACAAcaagaaagtaaaagaaacaaaataagatagAAGGGTAGACACAGGAAATGAATCAAAGACAACCAATTCAATATAGAAATTACCTCCTTTGAATATCCTATCAAACACCTAACCTATTAGAAAGACCTCTAGGGAATTAAAATTCCCAAGCAACCCTTCTTTCTAATCTTCAACACAACCAAAAGCTTAAAGCAAACACTCAAATCTCTCAAGGAGTAATACTCTTTATGTTTGATAATAATCTACCTTCCACTACTACTTATACTAGATAGAAAAGGAAGATACTTGctattacaattttacccttaatgaagtaagggccttgtttggttgtcttCCTTTGGGATGAAttcatgaaaaatcataaaGTAGCATGGCCAACTTGCCCTTTCTCCTTTCTTTCATCATCCCAAGCTATCATAAATACATGGAATCCTGGGGATGGCTCCATGATGCACTCAGGTGCATCTCTCTTCATGAATAAGCCTTGTAACACTCGGAGCTCACGTGCTTGGCTCCTTGTGAAAGGCATCAAGGCACCTTGGGTTGCATCAGGGGTGGAGCCTTTCACTTTCTTGTATTGCAATACCATTTTCATGTATGTATTGTGAAGCAATCAGTAATCTGCTGCAGTAGGTGGTGATGTGCCATTTTGTTTCACTTCATGcatcttactatttgtttttgtGCTATTGAGCTTGGTTATGTGGTAGTTACACAGCCTCGATCTAAAACTTCAGGCTGGGCATTGAATGCTATCAGATTCTGACTTCATTTTTCAGTAGTCTTTTGACTTCCTTTTTACCTTGCTACTTATGCATGCTTCACTGAATTGCAAAATACAACATGGATCATGCAACTTTGGTTGCATAGTGATGCTAAATGTGTTGGTCCTCTGAGTCGCAGGAAGAATCTCAGCTTGCTAAGATTACACGTGATAGTGCTAAGATAACTGTCGAGCAAGTTCATGGCTTAATGTCGCAGGTATACGTTGTTCTATTCTTAATTTAGTCACATATCATTCGTCTAGCTTGAATTCTTTGAACATTTCCACTGCTGGATAGGAACGTCTTGACACTCCATGTATTTATCCTTGGTTTTCAGGTTATTAAAGACATTCTTTTCAATAGTGTTGGTAAGTCAAGCAAGTCACAGACAGAACCCTCAGGTCCCGAGCCCATGATCGAAAGCTGAGAAGTTCATATACTATCAATCTGGATGTAGACCAATTTGGTGCAATTTCTAGGTTTCTTTTTGCAGTTGACTATATACATCTTTGACTCCTATTTATGTAGCTACAAAGAAGTGAAAGTTTACGGTGATTGGCTTCTCTTAGATATCATGACTTTTGCTGTTCAGTGTTATGGAAGATTTTGTCAAGTTTTTCACaagttcttttccttttgttaatTATAAGTTCAGTAAATCGACATGTTTGGTTTGGTACTTTTAAGGAAAAACCGGCTCTAAGTGAAATGCTGGGCTAACTTTATGAACTGTTGCGGTTGTTTGGTTGGGAGCAAGTTATTCTATGATAACTCATCCTCGGATAAGTTATCTTTGGATAAGTTATTccaggataacttatctcattgGGCATCACTATTATACGTTATATCTCACGCAGAATGAGCATTGTTATTCGCTTATTCTATTCATCATACTATTGTTTGGATAACTTTTCAGAAATAAGATGACTTTGGATTGGACGAAACTAGTTAAAGTGTTCTTTTCATACGTGTACTCTCTTTGGTCCATTTTACTTGTGGCATTCTtgaagaaattatattttaactactagagtatatatttatttactatttactagagtatatttttatttcttacttattatCTTTAAGTTACGTATTTTGActattatatcttttatttattatctttaattatttagaaTATTAATCTCTCTTTCAATAAATATTCTCTCATTTCTATACATGCACTTTAGATTTTCACTTAGATTTTCTATACTAATTAATCAAACTCTATCAtttctatgaaaaaaatattattaagggaaaattgaaaaaaatgcatttaattATATCTTGACTTCTTAttataataactattttgaaccacctatttttaataaaataaaacaagtaaaaTAGAGAGAGTAGTAAAGTAAGCACATCCTTTTTcttcacttcatatatataaaactttgTGCACGGCAAAGCCAAAGAAACTTGAGGAAAACATTTATCCAAGTTTAATACGCcaagttaattttattatgttatcatttcttatttcctatataaaatcccgtataagtaatttttttgtatgaTAATTAAGTAGATATTTCGTAAACCTTTTCATAATTTTCCATAAAGGTGACTTAAACTAAGTTGaaaattccaaaattttatatattgcTTGTATACATAGTACACAAAAGGGGGTTGAAGAATTAGAGAGGCTGCTGTATGCATTGTACAAtattaatattgaaaaaaaaaccatttGGTTTACTGACCTTTCCTCTTCATGATGAGAAAttgaacttttctttttcttataaagCTCTTTATAAAAAGCTTGAATTTTTTGGTACCTTAGTAAATTTAATATGATTATGAGTTTGTATATAAGAAGACTTGAACAAACTGCACAACTATCTGGtaagaattctttaatttgtgtttgtttCCATTTATTTTCTTGGACGCTTTCTGTCTCAAATTATCTGTCGTGTTTCTCTTTTACAggttctttaaaaaaaattaattggtagattattattattttgttgactATTTTATCTTCGCTCTTTTTGGAATACTATTTTATTCTCAATTATGTTTTAAGATATATAATCTTTCTCCgttaaatatttactttatttatgtgCTTGTAGTTCTAGAACAATTATTACTAagaataaaatggaaaaataattaattttgttataaatttttaaaataataaataatttgaatatgAGGAAGTActtaaacaaacaaaagaatAGAATTGTTCCATGCACTCCCAAGAGAAAAGAAGTTTCGGGTTTGAGTCCCCTTGCCTTTGTTAGAGAGTGTTTTAATCTCTAATGTGAACTTTTCAGtgcgaattcaaatttaatcgggCTTCAATATGAATATCAGAtacaaaaaaacatatcaaaaagaGTATAATTAGACCGATCATTGAAATTAGTTATCAAGAGAAATTTTCTATTTGATGAGATCACTCCGAGAAAGATACTTTATTCTAAAATCTAGTTATAGTATTACGAATCATCAAATGTGTCACATTTTAATTAGAACCCAATTGTTAGTATTTTGTGGGAGTCATTGTACAATTAGAATACATAattaaagttcaaattttagatttaCCTTTTCGTAcgtaatttcttgatttttcattctgtattataaaaaaatgaaatttctttttatatataaaaatagtgAAGAATCTTCTTCCGTGATGTTTTGTAGTACTAATTACGTAAAAAGCAATTTGATTAGGAAACAAACTTTTAATTCGAGGATATTCtttcatgaaaaagaaaaaaaaaactttgtctTGGTCGGTTAAGCTTTTAAAAAGTAgttgaatttaaaaacataacacTACAAAAAAGAGTTAATATAGGAGAAGGATATTTAatagaataaattaatttattaatttcagTGTTTATAATGTATAAGGATTAGGATTATATTATCTTTAATAAATGATATTCTTGAATTGgatgttatattatatattctcAAATTGAAAGTGTTCACATAGTAATCTACCTTTTTGTCTTCGTTTACAAAAGCTTTAGTTTTTCGTGCACATTCACCTCTATACGATCGACAAGGTAGATTAATGTACTTTTTTTTCGGCATTTGAAAAAACTTAATAACTTTGATAATTCAGTAACAATACAAAAAGAATCTTGGTTAggaattcataaattaaaaattctggCTTCGCCTTTGTTGTTACgttattgttgttgtcgtcGTCATTAGTAATTCTAGCTAACagattttttatacaaatagataaaactAGCTTATCTTGACTGTCCAAAAGTGTAatctcatttatttttactCCCTTGTTTTAGTTTgtctttatacaagtttaagaaagtaCAGTACTTATTAAGATGTTCTTTAATCTTATAGTTACTTTACAGGTTAGAAGATGGAGTTTACGCATAGGAGGAAAGTGGCTATATCCTTGCTATTATCTGCCCTCCTCTTTGCCTTTAACTTCACTAATCTTGAAGGATTATCAGTCAGGCCACCaggta is part of the Solanum stenotomum isolate F172 chromosome 8, ASM1918654v1, whole genome shotgun sequence genome and encodes:
- the LOC125874027 gene encoding COP9 signalosome complex subunit 5b-like isoform X2, which gives rise to MDALNSYASSAAMAQQTWELENNIVTIDAPSGSTPENSASDAIFHYDDAAQTKFQREKPWASDPHYFKRVKISALALLKMVVHARSGGTIEVMGLMQGKTDGDAIIVMDAFALPVEGTETRVNAQADAYEYMVEYSQTNKQTFWYRLVV
- the LOC125874027 gene encoding COP9 signalosome complex subunit 5a-like isoform X1 — translated: MDALNSYASSAAMAQQTWELENNIVTIDAPSGSTPENSASDAIFHYDDAAQTKFQREKPWASDPHYFKRVKISALALLKMVVHARSGGTIEVMGLMQGKTDGDAIIVMDAFALPVEGTETRVNAQADAYEYMVEYSQTNKQAGRLENVVGWYHSHPGYGCWLSGIDVSTQMLNQQYQEPFLAVVIDPTRTVSAGKVEIGAFRTYPEGYKPPDDPISEYQTIPLNKIEDFGVHCKQYYSLDITYFKSSLDCHLLDLLWNKYWVNTLSSSPLLGNGDYVAGQISDLAEKLEHAENQLSNSRYASLMAPPQRKKEEESQLAKITRDSAKITVEQVHGLMSQVIKDILFNSVGKSSKSQTEPSGPEPMIES